A DNA window from Syntrophaceae bacterium contains the following coding sequences:
- a CDS encoding HAD-IIB family hydrolase — MKWLLFSDLDGTLLNHEDYSFEDARPVLERIRREGIPLVIASSKTRAEVEAIQDDMGLRMPFIVENGGGIYFPRGWRGIPYLPGSAREPYFAVRLGMPYGEIREFVARTRQWIPLRGFGDMAVEEVARLTDLPLERARLAMEREFSEPFLLEDGERLSELTALAEEVGLSVTRGGRFFHFIRRGQDKGRAARFVKTIFGRQWNEPILTVGLGDGPNDIPLLMAVDYPVQIPSPGGKGLQCRIPRLMVADAPGSLGWRRAVEGILGWTGERNGEVPMAEPFDRDESGRGNDGDRKEKS, encoded by the coding sequence ATGAAATGGCTTCTGTTTTCCGATCTCGACGGGACGCTGCTGAATCACGAGGACTATTCCTTCGAGGATGCCCGGCCCGTTCTGGAACGGATCCGGCGGGAAGGGATTCCCCTCGTGATCGCATCCAGCAAGACCCGGGCGGAGGTGGAAGCGATCCAGGATGACATGGGGCTCCGGATGCCCTTCATCGTTGAGAATGGAGGCGGCATCTATTTTCCCCGGGGCTGGCGCGGGATTCCGTACCTGCCCGGATCGGCGCGGGAACCCTATTTCGCCGTCCGGCTGGGGATGCCTTACGGGGAGATTCGGGAGTTCGTGGCCCGGACACGGCAGTGGATTCCCCTGCGCGGCTTCGGGGATATGGCCGTCGAAGAGGTGGCGCGCCTGACGGATCTCCCTCTCGAACGGGCACGCCTGGCAATGGAAAGGGAGTTTTCCGAGCCTTTTCTTCTGGAGGACGGGGAGAGGCTTTCCGAACTGACTGCCCTGGCGGAGGAGGTCGGGCTCTCCGTCACCCGGGGGGGGCGTTTTTTTCACTTCATCCGGCGCGGCCAGGACAAAGGGAGAGCCGCCCGGTTTGTAAAAACGATTTTCGGCCGCCAGTGGAACGAGCCGATCCTTACGGTCGGCCTGGGAGACGGACCGAACGACATCCCCCTGCTCATGGCCGTGGATTATCCGGTCCAGATCCCCTCACCCGGCGGGAAAGGGCTGCAGTGCCGAATCCCCCGGCTGATGGTCGCGGATGCTCCCGGCAGCCTCGGCTGGCGGCGGGCGGTCGAAGGGATCCTTGGCTGGACCGGAGAGCGCAACGGGGAAGTTCCCATGGCGGAGCCGTTCGACCGGGATGAAAGCGGAAGGGGAAACGATGGGGATAGAAAGGAGAAATCATGA
- a CDS encoding winged helix-turn-helix transcriptional regulator, whose product MDQKHRTIADIIDNVRRIFQILNEQSKKVERETGLTGPQLWTIKAIAESSPVRVLDLARRVYLHPATVVGILDRLEARGYLLRRRSEEDRRVVWVELTEKGNSLLSSAPEVAQGLLASGLETLGEGKLGDINLGLAQLVAIFGANKVPPQLIRSPEWNVPADHSPSEQEKREP is encoded by the coding sequence TTGGACCAGAAACATCGAACCATCGCGGATATCATTGATAATGTCAGGAGAATCTTTCAGATTCTGAACGAACAGTCGAAGAAGGTGGAACGGGAGACGGGGCTGACGGGGCCTCAACTCTGGACGATCAAGGCCATTGCCGAATCCTCGCCCGTCCGGGTGCTCGATCTGGCCCGGCGCGTCTACCTTCACCCCGCCACCGTTGTCGGCATTCTCGACCGACTGGAAGCGCGGGGCTATCTGCTGCGGAGGAGGTCGGAGGAGGACCGGCGGGTCGTGTGGGTAGAGCTGACGGAGAAGGGAAACAGCCTTCTTTCCTCGGCGCCCGAAGTGGCTCAGGGTCTGCTTGCCTCGGGACTCGAGACGCTGGGCGAGGGCAAGCTCGGGGACATCAACCTTGGCCTTGCTCAACTGGTGGCGATCTTCGGCGCCAACAAAGTGCCGCCACAGCTGATCCGATCCCCGGAATGGAATGTGCCGGCGGATCATTCCCCATCCGAACAGGAAAAGAGGGAACCATGA
- a CDS encoding glycosyltransferase, translating to MNPDQRFSTALRIGVRRQIEHLAEADVIVGIPCYQSGKTVRHVLETVFHGLSTHYPDARSLILVSDGGSTDDTREIAELVDEKAFRIVKVVTIYRGVPGKGSALRAIFEAADFLRPRALAVFDSDLISISPRWVRNLLEPVFDGYDFVAPDYERFKLDGTITNTIAYNLTRALYGRRIRQPIGGDFGLSGAMARHFLRQDVWETDVARFGIDIWMTTTAIVDGFRLCQAKMGVKVHDRKDPAADLSPMFRQVVGTIFQMMETHDAFWRGMHGSSDIPTVGTSDGGTPEAFTVNQEALIEYFRVGFFHFGEVWRQIVEEADYAIIRDLAENGRASRFLLPIETWVRIVYRYAAAFHAAPRQRMKLLDTMIPLYNARVASLVIELEDADADRAERLFADQARTFEEMKPYLLEQWK from the coding sequence ATGAATCCGGACCAGCGGTTCAGCACGGCGTTGAGAATAGGGGTGAGGAGACAGATCGAGCATCTCGCGGAGGCGGACGTCATCGTCGGGATTCCCTGCTATCAGAGCGGGAAAACGGTCCGGCACGTTCTGGAGACGGTTTTTCATGGACTGTCCACACATTATCCCGATGCCCGATCCCTGATTCTCGTTTCCGATGGGGGATCCACAGACGATACGCGGGAGATCGCCGAGCTGGTTGACGAGAAGGCCTTCCGGATCGTAAAGGTTGTAACGATCTATCGCGGTGTTCCCGGCAAGGGATCGGCCCTGCGTGCGATCTTCGAAGCTGCCGACTTCCTTCGACCCAGGGCGCTGGCCGTCTTCGACTCCGACCTCATCTCCATTTCGCCCCGGTGGGTCCGGAATCTCCTGGAGCCCGTCTTCGACGGATACGATTTTGTCGCCCCCGATTACGAGCGGTTCAAGCTGGACGGGACCATCACCAACACGATCGCCTACAACCTGACGCGGGCCCTCTACGGCCGGCGGATCCGCCAGCCCATCGGCGGCGACTTCGGGCTGTCGGGCGCCATGGCCAGGCATTTTCTGAGACAGGACGTCTGGGAGACCGATGTGGCCCGCTTCGGAATCGACATCTGGATGACCACCACGGCCATCGTCGACGGCTTCCGTCTCTGCCAGGCCAAAATGGGCGTGAAGGTCCACGACCGGAAGGATCCTGCGGCGGATCTGAGCCCCATGTTCCGGCAGGTCGTGGGGACCATCTTCCAGATGATGGAAACCCACGACGCGTTCTGGAGGGGCATGCACGGTTCCAGCGATATTCCGACGGTCGGGACGAGCGACGGGGGAACACCCGAAGCATTCACGGTCAACCAGGAAGCCCTGATCGAGTATTTCCGGGTCGGTTTCTTCCACTTCGGAGAAGTCTGGCGGCAGATCGTCGAGGAGGCGGATTATGCCATCATCCGGGACCTGGCGGAGAATGGCCGGGCGTCCCGGTTCCTTCTGCCCATCGAGACCTGGGTCCGGATCGTGTACCGCTACGCCGCGGCTTTTCATGCGGCTCCCCGGCAGCGGATGAAGCTCCTCGACACGATGATCCCCCTTTACAACGCGCGGGTCGCCTCCCTTGTCATCGAGCTGGAAGACGCGGATGCGGACCGGGCGGAGCGGCTGTTCGCGGACCAGGCGCGGACCTTCGAGGAAATGAAGCCCTATCTCCTGGAACAATGGAAATAA
- a CDS encoding phenylacetate--CoA ligase, which translates to MYWEKELETMDRGQLAALQSDRLRDTLKRAVQSYYYGKVFTDTGIHPEDIRTLNDVRKIPFTTKDDLRENWPYGFLAVPKDELIRMHSSSGTTGRATVIFHTKSDVDAWTNLVARCMYMTGLRKSDVFQNMMTYGLFTGGLGFHYGAERVGALTIPAGAGNSKRQIQLMRDFDTTAVHIIPSYALHLYTVFEELGLKPEKDTKVRMAFIGAEPHSEKMRKRIEEFYGFKAYNSYGLSEMNGPGVAFECPEQNGMHIWEDNFIVEIIDPVTLQPVPDGQEGELVMTTLLREGMPVLRYRTKDLTRILPGECPCGRTHRRIERITGRTDDMMILKGVNIFPIQIEKKLMEIPGVGRNFVILLERDGFNDLMHIKVEVEREYFSGELRHLEALRRRIVDELKSDILITPKVDLVEPDSLPKTEGKAVRVIDNREK; encoded by the coding sequence ATGTACTGGGAAAAAGAGCTGGAAACAATGGACCGCGGACAACTGGCTGCTCTGCAATCGGACAGGCTCCGTGACACGTTGAAACGGGCCGTCCAATCCTATTATTACGGGAAGGTCTTCACAGATACGGGCATCCATCCGGAGGACATCCGCACCCTTAATGACGTCAGGAAAATCCCCTTTACGACGAAAGACGACCTCCGGGAAAACTGGCCTTACGGATTTCTGGCCGTCCCGAAGGACGAGCTGATCCGCATGCATTCCTCCTCGGGGACCACGGGCCGGGCCACGGTCATTTTCCATACGAAAAGCGACGTTGACGCCTGGACCAACCTGGTGGCCCGCTGCATGTACATGACGGGACTCAGGAAAAGCGACGTCTTCCAGAACATGATGACCTACGGTCTGTTCACGGGCGGCCTGGGCTTCCATTACGGGGCGGAGCGCGTCGGCGCCCTCACGATACCCGCCGGGGCGGGCAACAGCAAGCGCCAGATCCAGCTCATGCGGGACTTCGACACGACGGCCGTCCACATCATCCCCAGCTATGCCCTGCACCTGTACACGGTCTTCGAAGAACTGGGCCTCAAGCCGGAGAAGGACACGAAGGTCCGGATGGCCTTCATCGGCGCAGAGCCCCATTCGGAAAAGATGAGGAAGCGGATCGAAGAATTCTACGGCTTCAAGGCCTACAACTCCTACGGGCTCTCGGAGATGAACGGACCCGGCGTAGCCTTCGAGTGTCCCGAGCAGAACGGCATGCACATCTGGGAGGACAACTTCATCGTCGAGATCATCGATCCGGTCACCCTCCAGCCCGTTCCGGACGGCCAGGAGGGAGAGCTGGTCATGACGACTCTGCTCCGGGAAGGCATGCCGGTCCTGCGATACCGGACGAAAGACCTGACCCGCATCCTCCCCGGGGAGTGCCCCTGCGGCCGCACCCATCGGCGCATCGAGCGGATCACCGGCCGCACCGACGACATGATGATCCTCAAGGGCGTCAACATCTTCCCCATTCAGATCGAGAAAAAGCTCATGGAGATCCCCGGGGTCGGCAGGAATTTCGTCATCCTCCTGGAGAGGGACGGTTTCAACGACCTGATGCACATCAAGGTGGAGGTGGAACGGGAATACTTCAGCGGCGAGCTTCGTCACCTGGAGGCCCTGCGGCGTCGCATCGTGGATGAACTCAAGAGCGACATCCTCATCACGCCGAAAGTCGACCTGGTGGAACCCGACAGCCTCCCCAAAACGGAGGGAAAAGCGGTCAGGGTCATCGACAACCGCGAGAAATGA
- a CDS encoding diguanylate cyclase, whose protein sequence is MKRAAGHLVLAGLLLAVLFLAKTHSDLLFHAVAEGFSIVIACTIFGIAWNARRTLDNHYFLLVGISLLSAAVLDFGHMLARPGMGVFPGYGANLSAQLWMAARFTESVSFLAAPFFVARTLPAWRALALYALITATLLFAIFTPGLFPDCFLEGTGPTAFKIAGEYVICGILVVSGLLLFRVRDSFDSVVFRLAMAAILVKVVQETAFTPYIYMFGYFRVPEHFLKIVSLWLLYLALIDMGMRHPYDALFRNLMKSEEALRRSEEQFRSLAEESVVGVLVMQDNRIRYANHHLIEMFGYPPDEVINRMSPSDIIVPEDLPTLEGNIRRRLAGDRSITHTPYRAMRKDGTVLSVEVHSAMISYQGRPAIMGTVIDVTDHIQAQEAVRHLAYHDPLTGLPNRALLQDRVETALAVAVRAKRQAALLVLDLDRFKEVNDTFGHALGDQLLTEVAGRLRQAVRESDTVARLGGDEFVVFLPEIGGDKAALRVAEKILESFTKDFVLEGHSIHSSTSIGIAYYPEDGKDCKTLLRKADEAMYRAKEEGGNRCIQIRAFQDPGMSDPSDGQDFRTNSL, encoded by the coding sequence ATGAAGAGAGCAGCGGGACATCTGGTTCTGGCAGGGCTTCTCCTGGCGGTGCTTTTTCTGGCCAAGACCCATAGCGACCTTCTCTTCCATGCCGTCGCCGAAGGCTTCTCCATCGTCATTGCCTGTACGATTTTCGGCATTGCCTGGAACGCTCGCCGGACCCTGGACAACCATTACTTTCTGCTTGTCGGCATTTCTCTCCTTTCAGCGGCAGTCCTCGATTTCGGTCACATGCTGGCTCGTCCGGGCATGGGCGTCTTCCCGGGATACGGCGCCAACCTGTCGGCACAACTGTGGATGGCCGCCCGGTTCACGGAAAGCGTGTCTTTTCTGGCGGCTCCTTTTTTCGTCGCCCGCACCTTGCCGGCCTGGAGGGCCCTGGCTCTATATGCACTGATCACGGCGACCCTCCTTTTTGCCATCTTTACACCGGGACTGTTCCCGGACTGCTTCCTGGAAGGTACGGGGCCGACCGCCTTCAAGATTGCCGGCGAGTATGTGATCTGCGGAATCCTTGTCGTCTCGGGGCTTCTCCTGTTTCGGGTCCGGGATTCCTTCGATTCCGTGGTTTTCCGGCTGGCAATGGCCGCCATCCTGGTCAAGGTCGTCCAGGAGACGGCCTTCACTCCATACATCTACATGTTCGGATACTTCCGTGTCCCGGAGCACTTCCTCAAGATCGTTTCCCTGTGGCTCCTTTACCTGGCCCTGATCGATATGGGCATGCGGCATCCCTATGATGCTCTGTTCCGCAACTTGATGAAAAGTGAGGAAGCCCTGCGAAGATCGGAAGAGCAGTTCCGAAGCCTGGCGGAGGAGTCTGTTGTCGGGGTTCTTGTCATGCAGGACAACCGTATCCGCTATGCGAACCATCACTTGATTGAGATGTTTGGATATCCACCCGACGAAGTCATCAACCGCATGTCCCCTTCCGACATTATCGTCCCGGAGGACCTTCCCACTCTCGAGGGGAACATCCGGCGGAGGCTTGCAGGGGATCGGAGCATAACCCACACTCCTTACCGGGCCATGAGAAAAGACGGTACCGTACTCAGCGTCGAAGTCCACTCCGCCATGATTTCTTACCAGGGGAGACCGGCCATTATGGGTACGGTTATCGACGTGACGGATCACATACAGGCCCAGGAGGCGGTCCGGCACCTGGCGTATCACGATCCGCTGACGGGGCTTCCCAACCGTGCCCTGCTGCAGGACCGCGTTGAAACCGCGCTGGCGGTGGCTGTCCGCGCGAAACGTCAAGCAGCGCTCCTGGTGCTCGACCTGGACCGGTTCAAGGAGGTGAACGACACCTTCGGCCATGCCCTGGGAGATCAGCTCCTGACGGAAGTGGCCGGCCGGCTCAGGCAGGCGGTACGGGAGAGCGATACGGTGGCCCGTCTTGGAGGGGACGAGTTTGTCGTTTTTCTTCCCGAAATCGGGGGGGACAAGGCGGCCCTGCGGGTGGCGGAAAAAATCCTGGAATCCTTCACGAAGGATTTTGTACTGGAAGGCCATTCCATCCATTCCTCTACCAGCATCGGGATCGCCTACTACCCGGAGGATGGGAAAGACTGCAAGACCCTGCTCAGGAAAGCGGACGAGGCGATGTATCGGGCAAAAGAGGAAGGGGGCAATCGATGCATTCAGATCCGGGCCTTTCAGGACCCGGGAATGAGCGATCCTTCGGACGGTCAGGATTTTCGCACGAATTCTTTGTGA
- a CDS encoding chloride channel protein, which yields MKSIGRWIVLGMTVGVVSGLGAILFNYLLTSGTRFFMTDLVAWAIPDAYRSIRLLGFPLSQWLMIAIPALGGLISGFLVYRFAPEAEGHGTDAMIDSFHRKGGAVRPRVPVIKTVASAITIGSGGSAGKEGPIAQIGSGFASILATLLKMDEPSRRLMLLAGAAGGIGAIFKAPLGAALFATEVLYRRPEFEFEGIIPCILSSIVAFTVYTLYTGYGTIFTIPNLAPVTAPAELLLYGIFGILCAAVGYVYIRFFYGMRDLFAGRLRMNRIYRPAVGGLLLGVLAFFLPEVLGGGYGWIQSAIDGKMAMRLMIVLVFAKILSTSLTIGSGGSGGVFAPSLFIGAMLGGAYGLLCGNIFDQWSLHPGAFVLVGMGGFFAGVAKVPIAALIMVAEMTGGYNLIVPLMIVSTISYLLLGDVSLYEKQVPARIDSPAHLGDFAVDMLEHVTVSDAVPPDRKVETIPESCSFDALLQRIVDSTQSNFPVVDAGGRLTGILSISDVRRVMLNEELHNLVVAKDIATDSVLTVTPGDDLKTALRMMTKAEVRELPIVDPGDPQKLISMISRKDIIRTYCDQIERIKTGRNDSASGLT from the coding sequence ATGAAATCCATCGGGCGCTGGATTGTCCTGGGGATGACGGTCGGCGTGGTATCAGGGCTGGGGGCCATCCTCTTCAACTATCTGCTGACGAGCGGAACCCGGTTCTTCATGACCGATCTCGTCGCCTGGGCGATTCCGGATGCGTACCGATCCATCCGCCTGCTCGGCTTTCCCCTCTCCCAATGGCTGATGATTGCGATCCCGGCACTGGGCGGCCTGATCTCGGGTTTCCTGGTTTATCGGTTCGCCCCCGAGGCGGAAGGGCACGGGACCGATGCCATGATCGACAGCTTTCACCGGAAAGGGGGAGCGGTTCGGCCGCGGGTGCCGGTCATCAAGACTGTCGCCTCGGCGATCACCATCGGCTCCGGCGGGTCGGCCGGCAAGGAAGGTCCCATCGCGCAGATCGGTTCCGGTTTCGCCTCCATCCTGGCCACGCTGTTGAAGATGGACGAGCCGAGCCGCCGGCTGATGCTCCTGGCCGGCGCCGCGGGGGGAATCGGCGCCATTTTCAAGGCACCGCTCGGAGCGGCCCTCTTTGCAACGGAAGTCCTCTACCGGAGACCGGAATTCGAATTCGAGGGGATCATCCCCTGCATTCTTTCCTCCATTGTCGCCTTCACCGTCTATACCCTCTACACGGGTTACGGGACGATCTTCACCATTCCCAATCTGGCCCCCGTGACCGCCCCGGCGGAGCTCCTGCTCTACGGGATCTTCGGCATCCTCTGCGCCGCCGTGGGCTACGTTTACATCCGGTTTTTTTACGGGATGCGGGACCTCTTTGCCGGCCGGCTCCGGATGAACCGGATATATCGGCCCGCCGTCGGAGGGCTCCTGCTGGGAGTGCTCGCGTTTTTTCTTCCCGAGGTCCTGGGAGGAGGCTACGGTTGGATTCAGTCCGCCATCGACGGCAAGATGGCGATGCGCCTGATGATTGTGCTGGTTTTTGCCAAAATCCTCTCAACGTCCCTCACCATCGGCTCGGGAGGAAGCGGCGGTGTCTTCGCGCCCTCGCTCTTCATCGGGGCCATGCTGGGGGGGGCGTACGGTCTCCTGTGCGGGAACATCTTCGACCAGTGGTCCCTCCATCCCGGGGCCTTTGTCCTGGTGGGGATGGGCGGTTTCTTTGCCGGTGTGGCCAAGGTTCCTATCGCCGCCCTGATCATGGTGGCGGAAATGACCGGCGGCTACAACCTGATCGTGCCGCTCATGATCGTCTCGACGATATCCTATCTCCTGCTGGGCGATGTCTCGCTCTATGAAAAGCAGGTGCCCGCCCGCATCGACTCGCCGGCTCATCTCGGGGATTTTGCCGTCGATATGCTGGAGCATGTCACCGTGTCGGACGCCGTGCCGCCGGACAGGAAAGTGGAGACCATCCCGGAGAGTTGCAGCTTCGACGCCCTTCTCCAGCGAATCGTCGATTCCACGCAGTCCAACTTTCCGGTCGTGGATGCGGGAGGCCGCCTCACAGGAATTCTCTCCATCTCGGACGTGCGCCGGGTCATGCTGAACGAGGAACTCCACAACCTTGTCGTGGCCAAGGACATCGCGACGGACAGCGTCCTGACCGTCACGCCGGGAGACGATCTGAAGACCGCCCTCCGGATGATGACCAAGGCGGAGGTCCGGGAACTGCCCATCGTGGACCCTGGAGACCCACAGAAGCTGATTTCCATGATCAGCCGGAAGGACATCATCCGAACATACTGCGATCAGATCGAAAGGATAAAAACAGGCAGGAACGACTCGGCGTCGGGGTTGACCTGA
- a CDS encoding ACT domain-containing protein yields the protein MIAHQLSIFAENKPGKLAAVTSVLAKAKVSIRATTIATTDTFGVINLIVDDPKAAQAALTKAGMMVKLRPVLAILIDDKPGGLDRLTQLLFKEGVNVNNAYGFVLESREKAVFVVDVDQMEKAEKLVEKNGFRTLDTEALSAIEPFHYMKY from the coding sequence ATGATCGCACATCAGCTTTCCATTTTCGCGGAGAACAAACCCGGCAAGCTCGCCGCCGTCACTTCCGTCCTGGCCAAGGCAAAGGTAAGCATCCGGGCGACCACGATCGCCACAACGGACACCTTCGGCGTCATCAACCTGATTGTGGACGATCCCAAGGCAGCCCAGGCCGCCCTGACCAAAGCCGGGATGATGGTAAAGCTGAGGCCGGTCCTCGCGATCCTCATCGACGACAAGCCCGGCGGTCTCGACCGGCTCACCCAGCTTCTTTTCAAGGAAGGGGTCAACGTGAACAACGCCTACGGCTTCGTCCTGGAAAGCCGGGAAAAGGCTGTATTCGTGGTGGATGTAGACCAGATGGAAAAGGCAGAAAAACTCGTCGAGAAAAATGGTTTCCGGACGCTGGACACGGAGGCCCTGTCGGCCATCGAGCCGTTTCACTACATGAAGTATTGA
- a CDS encoding glycosyl transferase, with product MSDFYQHGMITTLQKLKDRPIAELNEELTAIARRRKIVLLLPALISEFDTPSMPVILEELKKVTFLHRIVLSLDRASEEDFLRVRRLLSDLPAEVRIVWHDGPRMQALYDELRGSDFNLDTPGKGRSVWMTIGYILADESVYAMALHDTDIRNYRPELLARLVYPVVHPAVDFEFSKGYYARVADRLYGRVTRLFYTPLIRALKRILEYNAFLEYLGNFRYPLSGEFAFIASLARGMRISPTWGLEVSLLSEVYRRASVNRICQVEIADVYEHKHQSLDRQKPDEGLIRMSTDIAEALFRVLSQDGIVMSQAFYRTLCAAYVEESRVTVEKYHALSLINGLVYDRHSEIEASEAFVGSLRRAQEKYQADPVGIPLMSAWVRVAAAIPDFSSRLTEAVERDNE from the coding sequence ATGTCCGATTTCTACCAGCACGGAATGATCACCACCCTTCAGAAACTGAAGGACCGGCCCATCGCGGAACTGAATGAAGAGCTGACAGCCATTGCCCGGCGGAGAAAGATCGTCCTGCTCCTGCCGGCCCTGATCAGCGAGTTCGATACGCCGTCCATGCCGGTCATCCTGGAGGAGCTCAAAAAAGTCACGTTCCTGCATCGAATCGTTCTCTCCCTGGACCGGGCAAGCGAGGAAGATTTCCTGCGGGTCCGCCGCCTGCTTTCGGACCTGCCGGCGGAGGTCCGGATCGTCTGGCACGACGGTCCCCGCATGCAGGCCCTCTATGACGAGCTACGGGGCAGCGATTTCAACCTCGACACCCCCGGCAAGGGGCGCTCCGTCTGGATGACGATCGGCTATATCCTGGCGGACGAAAGCGTATACGCCATGGCCCTCCACGACACGGACATCCGGAACTATCGCCCGGAACTGCTGGCGCGGCTGGTTTACCCCGTCGTTCATCCGGCTGTTGATTTCGAATTCAGCAAAGGATATTATGCACGGGTCGCCGACCGGCTCTACGGCCGGGTGACGCGGCTCTTTTACACTCCGCTTATCCGGGCGCTGAAGCGGATTCTCGAGTACAACGCGTTCCTCGAGTACCTGGGAAATTTCCGGTATCCCCTCTCGGGAGAATTCGCCTTCATCGCGAGCCTCGCCCGGGGCATGCGCATTTCCCCCACTTGGGGCCTGGAGGTTTCTCTGCTCAGCGAAGTGTACCGGCGGGCGTCGGTCAACCGGATCTGCCAGGTCGAGATCGCCGATGTCTATGAGCACAAGCACCAGTCCCTCGACCGTCAGAAACCGGATGAAGGACTGATCCGGATGTCCACGGATATCGCGGAGGCCCTGTTCCGGGTCCTCAGCCAGGACGGCATCGTCATGAGCCAGGCCTTCTACCGGACCCTCTGCGCCGCCTATGTCGAGGAGTCGCGGGTGACCGTGGAGAAGTATCACGCCCTCTCTCTCATCAACGGACTCGTGTACGACCGCCACAGCGAGATTGAGGCCTCCGAGGCCTTCGTCGGGTCCCTTCGCCGGGCGCAGGAAAAATACCAGGCCGACCCGGTCGGCATTCCCCTGATGAGCGCCTGGGTGAGGGTTGCGGCGGCGATCCCGGACTTCTCCAGCCGTCTGACGGAGGCCGTGGAGCGGGACAACGAATAG